From Candidatus Pedobacter colombiensis, one genomic window encodes:
- a CDS encoding SBBP repeat-containing protein, which produces MVNRNLSLSLFLTLLFCLPSCLHIHAKSDALKRFTENKGQVIDQNGNTRNDIDFKINADHGLNLFIGNGQLHYQWSKISKEHPDHKELYRMDVKLLGSNPNAVKTTTGQLPFFENYYVAQNPDVIIVRAFEKITYHEVYPNIDWVLYFQNGKMEHDFIIREGGKVSDIKIQYKGCTDINLNNDGSLKAITPLGEITEHAPIAYEALGNKKVASSFSLNGDILSFTTERYQGTLIIDPIVDWGTYFGGTEYDDLRVVKVARDGYIYTVGSTNSTTNIATTGAYQTTFAGGSNSAGSDAILSKFNISGNLIWSTYYGGSGNDLGRNVAFDTSGNIYLAGFTNSTDGIATTGAYQTTKLGSASRTEAFLVKLDTSGQRIWGTYFGGAQNEANTAMSLCADHSNHIYLTGNTNSTSGIATPGAYQSTLAGGSDVFLAQFSTTGALNWSTYYGGAGDELPYSLSCDTSGNVYVSGSTLGSPAGIATAGSFQSTYDAAINGEDAFLAKFNPSGQLLWGTYYGNTGVDRVYSSATDKAGNIYLGGTSSSTTGISTTAVHQSAFAGGSEDAFIAKFNSTGLRQWGTYYGGNGSDGISALKLGADNALYFTGYTTSSNGIANSNAMQPSFGGIQDAFAGRINLSGDTLQWASYLGGIDDDNGFGLDIGANGNVVVCGRTVSATGIATSGAYQSSFGGGDADGFLIKIKDCNVPQIGGLIYGDTTVCSGSDHQYYATSSTADSYNWVVPNGWTGSSLADTIDITFNGYSGILKAVAMNDCYHSDTVSLNITVNALPPVPVITRVGNQITTNQTFAGYQWYLNGNAITGATAQNCTLTATGIYTVAVFNTAGCSITSASFDYTETGINHPLVENGISIYPNPVNDFLHIQLKVSAKAVIYDIAGKVLRSITIPSGLAGIDMQHYVTGLYLIRFSDLNGNMLGSCKVSKQ; this is translated from the coding sequence ATGGTAAACCGGAATTTATCTCTCAGTCTTTTTCTTACGCTTCTATTTTGCTTACCCTCCTGCCTGCACATTCATGCCAAATCAGATGCACTCAAAAGGTTCACTGAAAACAAAGGACAGGTCATTGATCAAAATGGCAATACCAGAAATGACATTGATTTTAAAATCAATGCAGACCATGGACTCAATTTATTTATTGGCAATGGACAATTGCATTATCAATGGTCGAAAATAAGTAAGGAGCACCCAGACCATAAGGAACTATACCGGATGGATGTTAAATTACTGGGCAGTAATCCCAATGCCGTAAAAACAACAACAGGCCAACTACCTTTTTTTGAGAATTATTATGTAGCCCAAAATCCTGATGTCATTATAGTCAGAGCTTTTGAAAAAATTACCTATCATGAAGTATATCCAAACATCGATTGGGTACTTTATTTTCAGAATGGGAAAATGGAACACGACTTCATTATTCGTGAAGGAGGAAAAGTATCGGATATCAAGATCCAATATAAAGGCTGCACCGATATTAACCTGAACAATGACGGATCGTTAAAAGCGATTACTCCGCTTGGTGAAATTACAGAACATGCGCCAATAGCATACGAAGCATTGGGGAATAAGAAAGTCGCTTCCTCATTTAGTTTAAATGGCGATATCCTGTCTTTTACAACAGAGAGATATCAAGGCACCTTAATCATTGACCCAATTGTGGATTGGGGTACTTATTTTGGCGGTACTGAGTATGATGATTTAAGAGTAGTCAAAGTTGCCAGAGACGGATACATCTATACCGTTGGATCAACTAACAGCACAACCAACATTGCTACTACAGGGGCTTACCAAACGACCTTTGCAGGCGGCAGTAATTCCGCTGGTTCTGATGCTATATTGTCAAAATTCAATATTTCTGGAAATCTGATCTGGTCAACCTATTATGGCGGTAGTGGCAACGACCTTGGAAGGAATGTGGCATTTGATACCTCTGGCAATATTTACCTTGCTGGGTTTACCAATAGTACAGATGGAATTGCTACTACAGGGGCTTACCAGACGACCAAACTAGGCTCAGCTTCAAGAACTGAAGCTTTTTTGGTAAAACTTGACACATCCGGACAACGAATATGGGGAACCTATTTCGGAGGTGCTCAAAATGAGGCAAACACCGCAATGTCACTTTGTGCTGACCATTCCAACCACATCTATTTAACAGGAAATACCAATAGCACAAGTGGCATAGCTACCCCTGGGGCGTATCAGTCCACACTTGCCGGAGGATCAGATGTATTCCTAGCTCAGTTTTCAACAACGGGTGCTTTAAACTGGAGCACCTATTATGGCGGGGCAGGAGATGAATTACCGTATTCACTCTCATGTGATACCAGCGGCAATGTTTATGTAAGTGGCTCAACACTTGGAAGCCCGGCAGGTATCGCCACAGCTGGGAGTTTCCAAAGTACCTATGACGCAGCGATTAACGGTGAAGATGCTTTCCTGGCAAAATTCAATCCATCAGGTCAGCTACTTTGGGGGACTTATTATGGGAATACAGGAGTAGATCGTGTCTATAGCTCTGCAACCGACAAAGCAGGCAATATTTATCTCGGTGGTACCTCTTCGAGCACCACAGGTATCAGTACGACGGCTGTTCATCAATCAGCATTTGCTGGTGGTAGCGAAGATGCGTTCATTGCAAAATTCAATAGTACTGGTTTGCGTCAATGGGGCACTTATTATGGTGGGAATGGAAGCGATGGCATTTCAGCATTAAAATTAGGTGCTGATAATGCCCTTTACTTTACAGGATATACCACAAGTAGCAATGGTATTGCCAATAGTAACGCGATGCAGCCATCATTTGGCGGCATTCAGGATGCATTTGCCGGAAGAATAAATCTTTCTGGTGATACATTACAATGGGCAAGTTATCTAGGGGGGATTGACGATGACAACGGATTTGGTTTAGATATTGGCGCCAATGGAAATGTTGTTGTTTGTGGAAGAACGGTCAGCGCAACGGGCATTGCCACTTCCGGAGCCTATCAATCCTCATTTGGTGGTGGTGACGCTGATGGCTTTTTAATAAAGATTAAGGATTGCAATGTTCCGCAAATCGGAGGATTGATTTATGGAGACACAACCGTTTGTTCTGGTTCTGACCACCAATATTACGCGACTTCATCAACTGCTGATTCCTATAATTGGGTTGTGCCCAATGGCTGGACTGGAAGCAGCTTGGCTGACACCATTGATATAACCTTTAATGGCTACAGCGGAATCTTAAAAGCCGTGGCAATGAATGATTGTTATCATAGCGATACGGTCAGCCTAAACATTACAGTGAATGCCTTACCTCCTGTTCCGGTAATTACAAGAGTCGGAAATCAAATCACAACGAACCAAACATTTGCAGGCTATCAATGGTATCTAAATGGTAATGCAATTACAGGTGCAACCGCTCAAAACTGCACCTTGACTGCAACAGGAATTTATACGGTGGCTGTTTTTAATACCGCCGGCTGTAGCATTACCTCTGCAAGCTTTGACTATACTGAAACGGGTATTAACCATCCGCTTGTTGAAAATGGAATAAGTATTTATCCAAATCCGGTTAATGATTTCCTACACATCCAACTTAAGGTTTCGGCAAAAGCTGTTATCTATGATATTGCAGGTAAGGTATTACGGTCCATCACAATCCCATCTGGTTTGGCTGGTATTGATATGCAGCATTATGTCACCGGACTGTACCTCATCAGATTTAGTGATTTGAATGGTAATATGCTTGGCTCTTGTAAAGTCTCCAAACAATAA
- a CDS encoding gliding motility-associated C-terminal domain-containing protein: MKWLSILFAITFLPLLSQAQGENNIWTFASYPTGNNTVLNFNAGSPFFSTIPSAFDLMGYGATVCSPNGTLRFYVRLSNYNSLAPAVMNIYLPSGIPVTGSNLTCSVDNEWCMPVVIPHPTNPDQYYIFYGYNKGLLYSLLDMSLNNGNGGIVNGHKDVVISPYGTVVSQKMTAIKACSGVWLVIRSRIANEYYSFIVDRNGLHPEKVISTIGNFSLQDYNQIAFGYLKASPTGNNIAISNWKGIELYDFEKCSGKLKNAKVLEMTGNSEINSYTLANHERYNGICFSPDGTKLYASQNYRSQSITTGLSAGKLFQYDLSLVSTPAIIASKTLIITNPPSMMENGLTCSLVAPNPLGEIKQGSDGKLYVDNGSYTCLNPSNIPVGFNPGPAFHVISLPNISGLACQPQLNNNILNDYLGNMGGSFFGSALGGTSFLPQDIVVSTNTVDTIQGNVYNYTVCFSDSLVLVADTNGSCHQWDNSLSDIKRTVFHTGTYHVSYFKDCNYATDTFYVKMVHTPTVETHESCPGMHMGIAIASIETNTSTLNYIWRAEDGSILKSFTGNDGDTLRGLDPGNYLLQITTSTGCDTTIHFEILPLPKPEVIASPADTMIRYGDSILLHAEGALLYTWWPTSSLDTASKADPISRPLKPVLLYVVGINEYGCMDTTEVNINIDFTMPDFAPNAFSPNGDGINDVFNISNITYQKVVQFKVFNRYGQMIFSTLDGHKGWNGTQNGRDCDMGSYYYLIELDYPNGLRKLYKGDINLIR; this comes from the coding sequence ATGAAATGGCTCTCAATTCTATTCGCAATTACTTTTCTCCCTTTGCTTTCACAAGCTCAGGGAGAAAATAATATCTGGACGTTCGCTAGTTATCCAACAGGGAACAATACAGTTTTAAATTTCAATGCCGGTTCACCTTTTTTTTCTACCATACCAAGCGCATTTGACCTTATGGGTTATGGCGCTACTGTCTGTTCACCTAATGGTACATTAAGGTTCTATGTCAGGCTTTCCAATTACAATTCTCTTGCTCCGGCGGTCATGAATATCTACCTACCTAGCGGCATCCCGGTTACAGGTAGCAATTTAACGTGCAGCGTCGATAATGAATGGTGTATGCCAGTAGTCATACCACATCCTACAAATCCAGATCAATACTATATTTTCTATGGTTATAATAAAGGATTGCTTTATTCATTGCTTGACATGAGTCTTAACAATGGCAATGGTGGTATCGTAAACGGACATAAGGATGTTGTGATATCGCCTTATGGAACAGTAGTATCACAGAAAATGACGGCAATAAAAGCCTGTAGTGGCGTTTGGTTGGTCATTCGTTCCAGGATTGCTAACGAATACTATAGTTTTATAGTTGACAGGAATGGACTACATCCCGAAAAAGTAATATCAACAATTGGGAACTTTAGTCTCCAGGATTATAATCAAATCGCCTTTGGCTATTTGAAAGCATCACCCACCGGAAATAATATTGCCATTAGCAACTGGAAAGGGATTGAATTGTATGATTTTGAAAAGTGCAGTGGTAAGCTAAAGAATGCTAAGGTTTTAGAGATGACTGGCAACAGCGAGATCAATAGCTATACTTTGGCTAACCATGAAAGGTATAACGGTATTTGCTTTTCTCCCGATGGAACTAAACTATATGCGAGTCAAAACTATAGGAGTCAAAGTATTACTACGGGGCTTTCCGCAGGCAAACTTTTTCAATATGACCTTTCCTTAGTATCTACCCCGGCAATAATTGCGTCTAAAACATTAATCATTACTAACCCTCCTTCAATGATGGAAAATGGACTCACATGCAGCCTTGTGGCGCCAAATCCTTTGGGTGAAATTAAACAAGGTAGTGATGGCAAACTTTATGTAGATAATGGAAGTTACACCTGCCTTAATCCATCTAACATACCTGTCGGATTTAATCCTGGCCCTGCATTCCATGTGATCAGCCTGCCCAATATTTCGGGACTTGCTTGTCAACCTCAACTGAACAATAACATACTCAACGATTATTTGGGCAATATGGGAGGCTCTTTCTTTGGCTCTGCTCTTGGGGGTACCTCTTTTCTACCGCAAGACATTGTAGTTTCCACCAATACAGTAGATACCATTCAAGGGAATGTTTATAATTATACCGTTTGTTTTTCTGATAGCCTTGTTCTTGTTGCTGATACAAATGGTTCATGCCATCAGTGGGACAACTCTTTAAGCGATATAAAAAGGACAGTTTTTCATACCGGTACTTATCATGTAAGTTATTTTAAAGATTGTAATTATGCGACCGATACTTTTTACGTCAAAATGGTTCATACTCCAACTGTAGAAACACATGAAAGCTGTCCCGGAATGCACATGGGAATTGCTATAGCCAGCATTGAAACTAATACCTCAACCCTTAATTATATATGGCGTGCCGAAGATGGAAGCATCCTCAAATCTTTTACAGGAAATGATGGTGATACCCTAAGAGGACTTGATCCTGGAAATTATTTATTGCAGATTACAACATCCACAGGTTGTGATACAACAATACACTTTGAAATACTGCCCTTACCTAAACCGGAAGTTATTGCTTCCCCTGCCGATACCATGATCCGTTATGGAGATAGCATTCTGCTTCATGCCGAGGGTGCATTGCTTTATACCTGGTGGCCGACAAGTAGTTTGGATACGGCATCTAAAGCCGATCCAATTTCAAGACCATTAAAACCAGTGCTCCTTTACGTTGTTGGTATCAATGAATATGGCTGTATGGATACCACAGAAGTCAACATCAATATTGACTTCACCATGCCGGACTTTGCACCAAATGCTTTTTCACCAAATGGAGATGGGATCAATGATGTCTTTAATATCTCCAACATTACCTATCAAAAAGTGGTGCAGTTTAAAGTTTTCAACCGTTATGGGCAAATGATCTTTTCTACCCTTGATGGTCATAAAGGTTGGAATGGCACTCAAAATGGAAGAGATTGTGACATGGGGAGTTATTATTATCTGATTGAATTAGACTATCCGAATGGGCTCCGAAAGCTTTATAAAGGAGATATAAACCTGATTCGTTAA
- a CDS encoding DUF2200 domain-containing protein — translation MDNNARHDDRMAKMVFASVYPLYLSKIEKKGRTKEELDQIITWLTGFNNTQIQDLIKKKVTFETFFRQAALNPHASLITGVICGYRVEDIKNPLTQQVRFLDKLVDELAKGKKMEKILRG, via the coding sequence ATGGATAATAACGCTAGACATGATGACCGTATGGCAAAGATGGTCTTTGCCTCTGTGTATCCTTTATATCTTTCCAAAATTGAAAAGAAAGGCCGGACAAAGGAAGAATTAGATCAAATCATCACCTGGCTGACCGGCTTTAATAATACGCAAATCCAAGACCTTATCAAGAAGAAAGTAACCTTTGAAACTTTCTTCAGGCAGGCTGCACTAAATCCCCATGCCTCGCTCATAACGGGTGTAATCTGTGGATACCGGGTGGAAGATATCAAAAATCCTTTGACGCAACAGGTTCGTTTCCTGGATAAACTGGTTGATGAATTGGCCAAAGGCAAAAAGATGGAGAAAATATTAAGGGGCTAG
- a CDS encoding dihydrofolate reductase family protein, translating into MRKVIFALNISIDGCYEHTSFSPKKELMDYFIQLMQDTGVIVYGRKTYDLMIPYWPEIAKNKTGDPKDVAFAEVMTPIEKIVLSRTLKSAAENTRIVRENPEGLIRELKEQSGKKIAISGTSLLPGLLEAGLIDELYLIVHPVLIGENKRLFDHFLLPEKTDFQLLHTQQFPSGVIALQYQKNG; encoded by the coding sequence ATGAGAAAAGTCATATTTGCCCTTAATATCAGTATCGACGGCTGTTATGAGCACACGAGCTTCAGCCCGAAAAAGGAACTGATGGACTATTTCATCCAGCTCATGCAGGACACAGGCGTGATTGTTTACGGTCGCAAAACATACGACTTAATGATCCCTTACTGGCCGGAAATCGCTAAAAATAAAACCGGTGATCCAAAAGATGTCGCCTTTGCCGAGGTTATGACTCCAATTGAAAAAATTGTTCTTTCACGCACACTTAAAAGCGCCGCGGAAAATACAAGGATTGTCCGTGAAAATCCTGAAGGCCTGATCCGCGAGTTAAAAGAACAATCCGGTAAAAAAATCGCGATCAGCGGTACCAGTCTGCTTCCGGGCCTTTTGGAAGCTGGCCTGATTGATGAACTTTATCTCATTGTCCACCCAGTGCTGATAGGAGAAAACAAACGTTTATTTGATCATTTCCTACTGCCGGAAAAAACCGACTTTCAACTGCTGCATACGCAACAATTCCCATCCGGCGTAATCGCTCTTCAATACCAAAAAAATGGATAA
- a CDS encoding GNAT family N-acetyltransferase encodes MMLEPIHIEHADLLVHSFRAEEIKGIESVAEQVYGILSDEDTLRFLPEKRLSSVDDAETFLKGSLLNFHSGKNYLHFISNRKSEKIIGMIDVIPPETAMQYYQLEHYPYFIEFYLKANAGRKQVMSLVLPLFIEKVKQQRIRELAAITNRDNIGAQKVLLRSGFGFRGSFDSLQDFYTISFN; translated from the coding sequence ATGATGCTGGAACCCATTCATATTGAACATGCGGACCTGTTGGTACATTCCTTCAGGGCGGAGGAGATTAAAGGGATCGAAAGCGTGGCTGAGCAGGTTTATGGTATTTTATCGGATGAAGATACGCTCCGGTTCCTGCCTGAAAAACGGCTGTCTTCGGTAGATGATGCGGAAACCTTTTTGAAGGGAAGTTTACTCAACTTCCACTCCGGCAAAAACTACCTTCATTTTATCAGCAACCGGAAATCAGAAAAGATCATTGGTATGATCGATGTCATACCGCCGGAGACCGCTATGCAGTATTACCAACTAGAGCATTATCCTTATTTCATTGAGTTTTATCTGAAAGCAAATGCCGGAAGAAAACAAGTCATGTCTTTGGTTTTGCCCTTGTTTATAGAAAAAGTAAAGCAGCAAAGGATCAGGGAGCTTGCAGCTATTACCAACCGCGACAACATTGGCGCACAAAAAGTACTGCTGCGGTCCGGGTTTGGCTTTAGGGGCAGCTTTGATAGCCTTCAGGATTTTTATACCATTAGCTTCAATTAA
- a CDS encoding helix-turn-helix domain-containing protein — protein sequence MNPQKIFFPGNIKFLRERKKLSQEFMAKALGITRSKLNALESGQTKAPQPEDYVNFSGFFKISVDTLLKIDLPKLGELRIRELESGNDVYMMGSKIRILAITVDKNNKENVEYVPIKAKAGYRSGYNDPEFIATLPKFSMPNLPEAGTFRMFPISGDSMLPIPDGSDVIAEYVEDWRNIKADTLCIVILKGEQEFVFKQVRVQTDGNVLLKSLNALYKPYTVANEDVLEVWKYYKYQASELPEAATDLQEVKRLILEVKQDIHKQQKPDKG from the coding sequence ATGAACCCGCAAAAAATATTTTTCCCCGGCAACATTAAATTCCTTCGGGAACGGAAGAAATTAAGCCAGGAATTCATGGCTAAAGCACTCGGAATCACACGTTCCAAGCTCAACGCATTGGAAAGTGGGCAGACAAAGGCACCCCAGCCGGAGGACTATGTTAATTTTTCGGGATTCTTCAAAATCAGTGTCGATACGCTGCTTAAAATTGATTTGCCGAAGCTCGGTGAGCTGCGGATCAGGGAACTGGAATCTGGCAATGATGTTTATATGATGGGCAGCAAAATCAGGATTCTGGCCATTACCGTTGATAAAAACAATAAGGAAAACGTCGAATATGTGCCGATCAAGGCTAAGGCCGGATACCGTTCCGGTTATAATGACCCGGAGTTTATTGCAACGCTACCTAAATTCAGTATGCCGAACTTGCCGGAAGCAGGGACGTTCCGGATGTTCCCGATCAGTGGCGATTCGATGCTGCCGATACCGGATGGCAGTGATGTGATTGCCGAATATGTGGAAGACTGGAGAAACATTAAAGCAGATACGCTCTGCATCGTCATCCTGAAAGGGGAACAGGAATTTGTATTTAAGCAGGTAAGGGTACAAACCGATGGCAATGTCCTGTTAAAATCACTTAATGCGCTTTATAAACCATATACAGTGGCCAATGAAGATGTATTGGAAGTCTGGAAATACTATAAATACCAGGCTAGCGAGTTACCGGAAGCCGCTACGGATTTACAGGAGGTGAAGCGTTTGATCCTTGAAGTAAAACAGGATATCCATAAGCAACAAAAACCGGATAAAGGATAA
- the dinB gene encoding DNA polymerase IV — translation MERQIVHCDLDTFFVSVERLLDSSLVGKPVLIGGSSDRGVVASCSYEARKYGVHSAMPMRLARQLCPEAHLVRGDHDLYSHYSKMVTEIISEKAPLVEKASIDEHYLDITGMDKFFGCWKWTRELRKRIMDQSGLPISFGLSINKTVSKIATGEAKPCGERQVCLGDEKNFLAPLSIRKIPGAGEKTCGLLQKMGVYRIVTLQEMEAVTMDKVLGANGVSIWRKANGLDDSPVVPYAEQKSMSKEHTFDKDTIDMEILRRLIITMIDELAFSLRAENKLTACLTIKIRYSSFETFTKQVRISYTSSERVLSQKAMELFHQLYSRRMLIRLIGVKFSELITGSYQADLFADSVKDIHLSAAMDNIRNRFGEKAVMRAISL, via the coding sequence ATGGAAAGGCAGATAGTGCATTGTGATTTGGATACTTTTTTTGTATCCGTGGAACGGTTGCTGGACAGCAGCCTTGTTGGGAAACCTGTACTGATCGGTGGCAGCAGTGACCGTGGGGTGGTGGCATCCTGTAGCTATGAAGCCAGGAAATATGGGGTACATAGCGCCATGCCCATGAGGCTTGCCAGGCAGCTTTGCCCCGAAGCCCACCTGGTACGCGGCGACCATGACCTCTACTCCCATTATAGTAAAATGGTCACGGAAATCATTTCTGAAAAAGCCCCTTTGGTGGAAAAGGCTTCCATTGACGAGCATTACCTCGACATTACCGGAATGGATAAATTCTTCGGCTGCTGGAAATGGACGCGGGAACTCCGCAAGCGTATCATGGATCAGAGTGGTTTGCCTATATCCTTTGGCCTTTCCATCAACAAGACAGTTTCCAAGATTGCCACGGGTGAAGCCAAACCCTGTGGCGAAAGGCAGGTGTGTTTAGGGGACGAAAAGAACTTCCTGGCCCCGCTTTCCATCCGCAAGATTCCCGGTGCCGGAGAAAAGACCTGCGGCCTGCTCCAGAAAATGGGCGTGTACCGCATTGTCACCCTTCAGGAAATGGAAGCAGTTACGATGGACAAGGTACTTGGTGCAAATGGCGTATCCATCTGGCGGAAAGCAAACGGGCTTGATGATAGCCCGGTAGTGCCATACGCGGAACAAAAGAGCATGAGCAAGGAACATACTTTTGACAAGGATACCATTGACATGGAAATACTCCGCAGGCTTATCATTACCATGATTGACGAACTTGCATTTTCCCTGCGTGCAGAAAATAAACTAACAGCCTGCCTGACCATTAAGATCCGCTATTCCAGTTTTGAGACTTTTACCAAGCAGGTACGGATTTCCTATACCAGTTCAGAACGGGTGCTCTCCCAAAAAGCGATGGAACTGTTTCATCAGCTCTATAGCCGTCGAATGCTTATCCGCCTGATCGGTGTCAAATTCAGTGAACTGATTACCGGAAGTTACCAGGCTGACCTGTTTGCAGATTCCGTCAAAGACATCCATTTATCCGCTGCCATGGATAATATACGCAACCGTTTTGGCGAAAAAGCAGTGATGAGGGCCATTAGTCTATAA